The stretch of DNA GCCGGCTTAAATAAAAACCATACTGATAGTTTAGATTTGAGATAATGAAAACCAGGAAGACAAAATAGCAGATTTCAAACAACATAAatttgggggtttctgattcaaatacgatcagtaaaccggaccaaaggggttaagctaagattcgaatacgatcatatagcccccagtggctttggcgttgcaccgatcaagagggtaccgacagctatgttctctttggttcgaatatgacctatgtttgaacaggaagcccccaaatgaccttgagaggtttttaacgaccctgattcgaatacggtctaagtcggacccaaaaaggggttaagctatgattcggatacgatcaagaagccccctagtgagtttggctttgagccgatcaagagggttatgacagctatgttctctttggttcgaatacgacctatgtttgaacaggaagcccccaagtgatcatgaggtttacagctagattcgaatacgatcataagccggaccaaaaaggttaaactagattcagatatgatcagctccttaatagtcatttaaATAATGAAAACAGTAAAGATATATGACCTTTGAAGAGAAAACAGACAGAGGTcatgctttattacttatcataatatatacaacgtcaaagtatgtacatgactagagccggtagctcaggtgtagtatggccgaagctaagcaatgttccacggccggtgggtctcctcctccgacttatgtgagtctttgtgctctcgaacgtcaatgaggtaatatgacctgttgtttaaattcttgctgaccacaaaaggtccttcccaaggcggggatagttTGTGTGCATCCGACAGATCCTGAATGAGCCGGAGCACCatgtcaccttcttgaaaggtcctggacttaacccggcggctgtgataacggcgcaggtcctaTTGATAAATTGTTGATCAAGCCGCCGCCAAGTCtctctcctcatgacctcgtttgacacGTTCAGATctaccgagagccggaaagtctccgcttgaagctgctgagcacgagccgcccgctccgcggccatcctgacctcttctgctgctaaattttccttggccTGTGCCATCTCTTTGCGTAGTTGTGCCACCTCCGCGTCATGCTGAACCTTATCTGCTGGCTCCACTACAACAGTCAACAGAGCCGTCaacttatccatgaggtccattagcatcagagccggggggcgcgcggggtctcctgacccggctgctgcCGACTCGGTGGTTATTGCTGCCGCAGCCGTAGAGTTCTGCTCGGGTTGAGTGCCAGCCATGAAAACTCCGGCTCAATTCGGCGGCTCAGAGAGGTCCGGAATATtgttgccatcggaacagcccccaagcacgccatcttgtagttgatacaAAGAATCTGTCTCGCCTGAGGACGACTCATCGTCGGAACAGATGGtcgtctcaccgccatccactgatccttcagagaactcacctccatggatgcaacccacaaaggcaTGCTTTACGGCAGGTTGGGCCCGAGCGGATCTcgcgcgctgagccgtctcgatgaggttggtgcagacgtccggctcagggcctgactcgccgatccggccaatgaagacatggattcctccaaaggggacccggtacccgtactcaattgagccggcctcggggccccggccttcgtcatcgatgtagagcttgccgcgacgactcttggtcatccggcccacaacgtatcccttgagcccttcgaagttgcccttcaagaactcaaatccaccgtgcgctggccccatggtgggcgccaactgtcgtggagttgtcacgacagatgtcctagcgaaaggacttagtcatagggccatcgcaactaggaagcttaaaggggttaatcgggacaaaggacacgagaggtttatactggtttggcccctttcggtgaaggtaaggcctagtccagttgatgttgtattaccagatttcgatgaccaaggagcgaatccgctagcttggccatcgatctcttgtttcttgtcctaagccgccgccgggtcgtccccttatatacatgggttgccGCCTGGCatcctacagagtcccggccggctcataaaacgtgtccggctcggtgacttcttttatatgcctttctttacaagtctttctttacatacggcggtttacaatattgggccttaagccgcctctaggcttaggccttctacaagtcttaataaactatcaccttgaatattactgggcttcttttgtaacccgccattggggttgacccggcccctcctgggcggatCATACCTGGTAGCTAAATTCCCAAccgtattggataccgacgatcgaatctcgggcaagtaacataccgatgacaaagagaacaacgtatagtgttgtgcggttgactgataaaaatcttcgtagaatatgtaggaaccaatatgagcatccaggttccgctattggttattgaccggagacgtgtctcggtcatgtctacatagttctcgaacccgtagggtccgcatgcttaaagttctgtgacgatcggttttatgagtttatatgttttgatgtaccgaaggtagttcagagtcccggatgtgatcacggacatgacgaggagtctcaaaatggtcgagacataaatattgatatatttggaagcctacatttggacataggaatagttccgggtgaaatcgggatttttaCCGGAgcaccggaggggttaccggaacccccgggggactAATGGGtcttgttgggccataagggaaagagagaggggccgtccTAGGGAAGGCAGCGCGCCCCCTTCCccctgtccgaattggactaggagaaggggggcggcgcccccctttccttctctttctctccctgcctttccccctcctagtaggagtaggaaagggaggaatcctactcctacagtcctactaggaggaggattcctcctcctaggcACGCCAACAAGGGCCggtcggcctcccccttgctcctttatatacaggggcaggggggcacctctagacacacaagttgatcacaaagatctttcccagccgtgtgcggtgcccccctccaccataatccacctcggtcatactgtagcggtgtttaggcgaagccctgctgcggtagcttcatcaacatcgtcaccacgccgtcgtgccgacgaaactctttcccgagctctactggatcgtgagttcgcgggacgtcaccgagctgaacgtgtgctgaacacggaggtgccgtacgctcggtactaaggatcggtcgaccgtgaagacgtacgactacatcaaccgcgttgtcataacgcttctgcttaacggtctacgagggtacgtggatgacactctcccttctcgttgctatgcatcaccatgatcctgcgtgtgcgtaggattttttttgaaattactatgttccccaacagcaGCTGCACCAGTGGTTGCAGCTCTTGGCGGCGACGCTCGTAGCTTCGGTGGCGACGGCCGTAGCTCGCCGGCGTGCTTGCCGATGCTCATGCCCGTCCAGTCGCAGCTCGTCGGTCACATACCTCGCGGTTGCAACCTCTTGCTCACCCCCGTTCCAGCAAAAAATCCAGCTTCGCTTCCGGCAAAAAAAATGCATCGTTGTTCGATGCAGCAAACCATGACTACAGATGTAGCTTGATCGTAGCAAAAACCAGGACCGCTTGTAGCATGTAGCATGAAACCCACGACTTCCATTCTCGCCGAATGTTGCTTGGACTACTCGTgggttgaagcttttttcaaCTACAAATGAAgctccctccgtccgggtttattaggcctaaAGACAACTTCTCTTTAACCAAGACACATAGTAATTTACTCACATTAATTCCTCCATTTCACTCCCAATGCACTCTCACATGCATGCAACCAATGAAAAAACATGCATGAAGTGTATTAATTTTCCAGCCATGGCACCAACAACAATGACTTTCAATGCAACCAATGAAAttgttgcatgcatgcacctttCCAAAGCGAGACCTTATAAAAAAGGACATGCTTGTGATGCCGAgaggcctaataaacccggacggagggagtatctgtGAACGTTTGCAACTTTTTCCGTGGAGCAATGCCCGATTGAAAACTTTGTACATATTttggttgaagcttttttcatcTAAGGTTGAAGCTTTTTTGGTAACGGTTGCAGCTTTTTCAGTTTGAAAGTATTTGTACATTGAAAAAGCTTCATCCATGTTCTCGAAAAGCTGCAACCGGTGAACGTGGTGACCGCGCCGGTTGCAGCTGATTGTAGCAAAATGAGATGCTGATTGTAGCACAAAGGCAACGTGGTTGTAGCAAAAAAAATGCCGGTGGTAGCCAAAAAAACATCTTCGTCGCCGTCCCAACCCAGTCGCATCTCTGGCATGAATGGATGTAACAAAATTTCTCGCCGGTCGTAGCAAAAACTGATGAAGATTGCAGCAAGAACTCGTCTCTGCCATCGCGGATTGTAGCTCCGCCATGAATGCATGTAGCAAAAAATGGTGATGGTTCCAGCATGCCGCGACGCTGGTTCCAGCATGCGGCCGTCATGGTCGTAGCTCGCCGGTGGTGATTCTCCCACAGATGCATCTTCGCTGGGCTCCGGTTGCAGCTCCTTTTCCCACCCCCCATGTCGGAGCTTTTCAACGAGCGGTTTGTGGAGAAGGAGCTTGAAGACAACCACGCGGGGAAGAAGATAACGAAAGGCAGAGTACGATGCACCAGATAGGATGAGAGAAAGAAAAACAGCTGTGGTGGGCTTAGGGCACATGGATGGGCCGAGGAAAGGAAAAACAAACAACAGAAAACGTGAATCGAGAGACATCCTAGCGCTAGATCCCTTTGCGATCGAGCGGCGCGCGAGCGACCGGCCGAAGCTATCGAGAGACATCCTAGCGCTAGATCCCTTCGCGATCGAGCGGCGCGCGAGTGACTGGCCGAAGCTTCGGCCGGTCCGCCGGTACGCAATGTTTCCCAAGTTTTTTTAGCAGATGACAAGCGGTTCGGAAGATACTTTATGCAGCCGATGCAACGGATTCACAACTACCAGAGGCTAATGAAATAATCACCAAGTCGCCACTCTTGTTCTCAGATGAAGCAAAGTGGGACGTGTGTCGCATGATTTTGTGGTATCATCATTATCAACTAGTCCTGAATCTGTAAATGATGAATAACATTTGATGTTAGCCGACATGGTGTGTCAAATACAGTTTCCCTGAACTTGCTACTTGCGAAATGttaagtactccctctgtaaagaaatataagagcgtttagatcactattttagtgtTTTATAAAAACTCTTATCTCTTTGTGGAGGGAGTAGTTATTATGCATTCACACCCAACATTCTAAGATGTTTTTGCTTGACGAAATTCCTACTACATGTGTCAGATTTCAAGTTTTTTTCCAACCATATAATGCAGCAAAGAATATTTTAcgaaacacaccccaacaccgcTGTGAGAAATATCTTATAGGATGATTTAACTTCTACAAATAGCTGCTCTGGTCTCATTTTGCCCAGATGTCTCCATTCTCTCCGGTGGGAGAGCTTCAGCAGATGGATACTTGCTCATTGTTGTGCACTGATAATGTCAAGAATCTGCATGCAATAGAGGTGATAAAGCATATAAATGAGCAAGAACATCGATTTTTCTTTTTGGCTCTAAAAACGGACATAGAAGAGGAGGACCAAACTTAATGGGAGAAAGTGAAACCTTATTGGCGAACTGTTGAAAAGCTTGTCCTTCCATCAATTTCTCCAATTCCTACAGATGAATAAATTAATGGGCAGACACGAGGAAATAAATAAATGTGACAAAAAAAAGGGGGTCAGATACTTTAAGTGAGCTAGCTGCATCCATGTGCACCAATGTCAATTCAAGTGGAGAGAATTCCTTAGTTGGCCCTTTCTTAAAATTTACCTCCCTATTTGGcccaaaataaattttctccCCTATTTGATACCTAAAGTAAATTTTGTTCCTTATATGACACTTCCATCCATCTTAGGCACTAACGGTGTTAAGTGTGAGGTGAAAATACCATTTTACCCATAGGGCCTACAATCTGATTGAAAATCAAAGTCATAATGGAGGATGAGAAATAGAGGTGCATACTATTCTCATGAGGAAATTTGGATTTCTCACTCACGCTCTCCTGATTTGTGGATGCTAAGTTGGATCAGATGCAATACAATAGTCATTGCATGAATGCACGTGCACTTAACAAGTAAATTACCTTTTCTGGTTCTGAAGAGCCATCAATTTGAAGTATCATTTTCTGCAGTTCAGAGTCCCTGAGAGCATCTCTGACTTCATTTAATTCAACTGGCAAGGATAAAAACAGAGTAAAAAACTAAAAATGCAACGAATATCTAACAGTTAGCTAGCTTGGAGTGATTCTGCTCAGCTGAAGTGCTTAGTATTATCATTCATATGATGTAGCATATGACAATATTTTCCATCAAGTTGGGTGTTATTCAGGACTGTATTACCATGCCATTTCAGATAGTCCTATACTTGAGTTCAAGGCCAATTCTAAAGTTCAGCTTCGTGTACTTGAGTAATAAGAATTGAAATGTTGGCACAACATTAACATACACGTTTCAAGCTACCCAAATGAGGAAGTGATCCAGTTAAAAGGCAAGCAAATTATTCAAAAAAGGATAAACCTCTAACAGGAGTTGAGGCAAATGTAAGAGAATTAGATATGCCATCGTAATATCCTTTCCCAACTAATCTACATGACGACAACAGCCTGGAGAGAGCAACAATATAAATAGGAAGTCAAATTTGGTAGTAAGGTACGCCATACCTAAGGACCTTAATCTATTCCGGTCAACAAGCCAGCTTGGATCCTCAACTTCAAGAGCTTTTGTAGGGCACACTGTGTTTGGAGATTGTGCAGGGCACGTTGTGTCCGCTGCTGCAGAGCAACAGTATAGCTTACAATCAAACAATTTATTGCCATGCATTCATAAATTTAAAATGAAGCTATATATTGCATCCATCGGCATATTTAGAGAGATTATCTTAAATTCTTTTGATAGCTACAACTGGAGGTAGTGGTGAAATGGTGACTTGAAGGAATATCCTTAAGTACACAACTATAATTTATTAGTCTGAGCTTAAGCAGTTTTCACTGCAAAAAATCAAATGGAAAAAATAGTGAAATTATAAAAGACATCAGGGTGTTGTATTTTACCTAAAGAGGGAAGCTGGTCCTCATCAGGGTTTTTACTTAAAGAGGGAAGCTGATCCTTGATATTAGAATAATCTGTTCCTTTTTCCAGCAACACAGAGCTCGTCGCTGAAAACAAAAGAGTGCTCATATATAAGTCCCTCCAAATTAAATTAGACTAATGTAGTAACTTAAGCAAAACGTCTTGCAACCTAATGCATGAACTGTGATTTATTACAACTGGTTAAGCCCTTTTATTGGGAGAGTAGATGATCTGGAATATTTTTGGGTACACAGCTAGTCAACTTCTTTTTATGGAACAGATTGCATACAATGGGAGACCAAACACAGTGGTTATCAATACAACATATATCTGAAAGTACAATTGCCGCTCCCCcaatttttgtgatgaactaacAGAAGTTGGTATCCACCTTCAAGGGAAACTATTGAATTGTAATCAATAGGAACGACCACATTCAATGAAGTAGATATGAGTGCTCCTTTCTTGAATAGTATATATTATGTACTTGTATGTGGGACCTTCAATCACAACATCATGATTCACGTCATTTTCCTCATGTATGTGAGTTCTATAGCTGCTTGTAACAACTGTCTGAGTCCACAATATGTTACAAAAAGCAATCATGTCTTAAGAGTTCTCTTCGAAAGGTAGAGCACTTACTAACTTCCTCCTGCAGCGACGGCTTGTTAGTTTCTTCCTGGGGCACTATCTTTTGGCAGAATTCAACTGCACACAAAGCAATATTTACTATCAAATGCTGGCTAGCAAGAAAAGTAGCGATATGCAGCGATGGATGTTCATATAGATAGCTTGATATTATATAAATAGTAGTGACAACTTGCATGTTAGTGGTGCTATGGGGGTGGGGGAGGAGGGGGCTTCTAGTCGGTGGGCAAGGCAGGAGGGTGTCACCTAGTGACTACGCGGACTACATGCCTGCTTGCGACTCATGCACATTGTGTTGTTAAACCAAAAGAAACAATACTAGTTCGAAGTATATTTCAGTAAACACCAGAGTGCACTTATTACTGGCATCTATCAGTATTAAACTTTCATGAAGTGTGTCCTCTAAGGCTCTAACACCCTACTTCCTTCAAAAGTTTAAGATAATGAACAACGAAGACAGCACTGAAGTCTGAAGTACCTTTGTGTTTTTTAAAGCATATCACAGAGCAACTGCAAGGGAGAATGAGACAATATATTAGGTCCGTCCAACAACATTCAATATAGGAGATAAGGAGGCAAAAGAAGTTAATAGCTCATGCTTTAAAAAAATGACAGTGTGCATTCAGTAAATTCGACCTTGATGTATCACTAAACAGGAATCAAGGTGTGAAGCACTCCTGTGTATTTCTCTGCTATAGTTTGTAGGGTTTATCAAAATTTTAAAATCAGCTCAAAACGAGGGCAGGCTGGATGCTGAATTACTAATGAATGGCAGATTAAGTTGCCAGACAAAATTAGATAAGAAATTGAAGAAACCATAATAAAGCATGCATGGAGGCAGATTTATTATTGCAGACTGTGAATTTGGATAAAAGGTACATGGCATGCTTCACATCCTTAAGCTATGACCTCAACTGATCAAGCATTCTTAAGTGATGCTACTGATAGGCATAAGGTACTACGGTAGTAGGATGTTCGGATATGAGATTCAGATCAGGTGATACCATAAAGAGTTATACGTCAGCAGACGAAAACCTGGTCATCTCTGTACTAAGTTATCTCTATTATGCTACGAGTGGTTTTGCCTCTGTGTGCTTTCACATTCATCTAAGGCTAAAGAAAATGAATACTTTGCGATATTTGAATTCGGAAATCACAAAGATTAGGCCATGAGTGAACAATCATATGAGAGAAGGTATGAACTATTATATAACTTTGGTGAGTAGTTGACATATGCCTCTGAAATATAATATAGCATTAGTTAACCTCTATGATATTAATAAATACACAAGGAGTTCCAACCATGCCTCAATGGGA from Triticum urartu cultivar G1812 chromosome 3, Tu2.1, whole genome shotgun sequence encodes:
- the LOC125545195 gene encoding zinc finger HIT domain-containing protein 3 isoform X1, with the translated sequence MGGGSCDVCKEAPSKYKCPTCRTPYCSVICFKKHKVEFCQKIVPQEETNKPSLQEEVTTSSVLLEKGTDYSNIKDQLPSLSKNPDEDQLPSLAADTTCPAQSPNTVCPTKALEVEDPSWLVDRNRLRSLVELNEVRDALRDSELQKMILQIDGSSEPEKELEKLMEGQAFQQFANKILDIISAQQ
- the LOC125545195 gene encoding zinc finger HIT domain-containing protein 3 isoform X2 codes for the protein MGGGSCDVCKEAPSKYKCPTCRTPYCSVICFKKHKVEFCQKIVPQEETNKPSLQEEVTTSSVLLEKGTDYSNIKDQLPSLSKNPDEDQLPSLADTTCPAQSPNTVCPTKALEVEDPSWLVDRNRLRSLVELNEVRDALRDSELQKMILQIDGSSEPEKELEKLMEGQAFQQFANKILDIISAQQ